The DNA region ACATGACTCCGACTGGCACCGTTTCCGCTCCCGCGTCCCGGATGCGCCGCGCCCTGTGGGCCATCCCCCTCATTCCGTTGGTGCTGGGGGGCGTGGGGTGGTGGTGGATGGAAGCAGGTGCCGGCCCGGAGTCCTCCGGCGAGGACGGCGCATGGGAAGCGTCCTCGCCGTCTGGAATGCCGAACCCCGCGCCGCGGAAGTCGGGAGGCGGCATGGGCAGGCCGACGGGGAGCGTGCCAGGAGTGGCCGTGCAGGACCCGGCTCGCAGCCCGGAGGAAGCGGAGCGTGACGCGCGGCGCCAGTTGTGGGAGCAGCGGCTGGCGCGCGCGAAGCAGATGCTGGAGTCGTACATGAAGGCGACGCGCTATCCGCCGGAGTCGCGTCCCGCCAGTGAGCACCCGGACCAGATGGAGATGGCGGAGCCGGAGCGCACGCGTCCGCTGAACAAGGACGGCTCCGACATCCAGCTCCGGCTGAAGCAGGACCGCGTCTTCGTCGTCGGCGACGAGGTGGTGCACTTCTTCGTCGGCTGCGAGGACGCGCGCCGCATGCCCAGGCCCTGCCAGGTGGTGTCCGCCTCCGCGCACGAGGCCGAGCACATGCCCGGCGCGGGGGGCATGCCGGCGGTCCCCCTCCACTTCTCCGACGACGGCGCCGCGGGCGACGCGCTCTCCGGAGACGGCACCTTCACCGGGCGCTTCCAGCCGTCGAAGCAGGGGTTCCCCATCTATTCGGGCACGCTGCGCGTGGACGTGCAGGTGCGCTCGGGAGGCGAGGAGGGCACCGCGTTCTTCGACATCATGTACACGCCGTCGCCTCCGGCGCTCTTCACGGGCCGGGTGCGGGAGGTGCTGGAGCAAGGCTCGCTTCAGCTCTACCTCGGGATTCAGGTCCAGAAGGCCGGACGGTACGTGGTGGCGGGCCGCGTGGATGACGAGAGCGGCATGCCCTTCGCGCACGTGTCCTTCAACGAGGAGCTCAAGCGCGGCGAGCAGGAGGTGAAGCTCACCATCGCTGGCAACCTGGTGCTGGACGAAGTGCCCACCTTCCCCCTGAAGCTGCGCGACGTGGAGGGCTTCCTCCTCAAGGAGCGGGGAGACCCGGATCGCGAGCTGATGACGAGCTTGCGCGGGTACGTGCACACCACGAGTGACTATCCCCCCACGTCCTTCTCCGCCGCGGAGTGGCAGAGTCCGGAGCGGCGGCGCTATCTGGACGAGCTGAACCGGGAGGTCATCGAGGCGCAGACATACCTCGACGGCATCGACCAGGAAGAAGCACCGCCCAGGCCGTGAGGGGCTCAGGCCCGCGGATTCTCGGGCGCGGGTGCCTCGGTGATGCTGGGGTTCGCCTCGGGCCGCAGCTCCGGCTCCAACGCCTCCGCGACCACTTCCACGCCCTGTGAAGCGAAGGCCGCTGCCACCGGCGCGCTGGCTGCCGCGGGGTTGGCGGAGATGGAGCCCAGGACGCCTGCCACGGCGGCATCGTCCAGGGACGGCTCCTCCGGCAGCAGCATGTTCAAGTCATTCGGGTCCGCGAGGAACTCGTCCGGTCCCGCGGGGCTGACCGCCGGGTCCAGCGCTTGCCTCACGGCGAACTGCTGCCCGTAGGTGGCCGCGTAGGCGCTGCCCAGCGCGTAGCCCGCGGGCGCATCATCCACGCGCGCGTCACCGGCCGCGGCCGTCATCATGTCGGCGGGAACGGCATCGATGCCCGCGGCCTCGGTCGCGAAGTTCACCGGTGCGCCGGAGCGAGCGGCGGCGAGGCTCGGCTGCTGGATTTCCGTGGTGTCGGAGCTGGCCGCTGAAGCGTCATCGGCTCCAGCCATGAAGAGCGCGTCTTCCGCGGCGTGCAGTCGCGGGGCTTCCTCGAAGATGTCCTCGAGTCCCAGCTCCAGCGGCGGCTCCAGGTCGGCCGCGGCGCCGGGGCCATTCAGCATGAACAGCACGTCCTCCGCTTCCATGGGCGTGGGCGCGGTGGAGGTGTCCCGGTTCTGCAACTCCCACGCGGCGGCCTCTGGCGAGAGCAGGTCGCTGCCCATGTCCTGGGCGCTGGCCCCTCGGAAGGAGGGCCGGTGCGCCGCGCCACTCACCGGCTCCCGGGGCGCGCCGAGCGCGGCGGGAAGCTGCGAGCCCAGCAACTGCGAATACCGCGGCGGAGCCGCTTCGAAGGAGCTCTCGCCGGCGAACACGCGCAGGTGTTCGGGCGCTTCCGCATTCGCGGCGTCCACGCCCGCCAGCATTGGCGCATGCGCGGCGAGCGACGTGTCCAGGTCATCCACCTCCGCCTGGAACTCGCTCTCGTCGGCATAGCCACGCCGCACCGCGGGGATCGGCTGCAGCGGCTCGCGGGGCGCGAGCGGTGCCACCGACTCCAGGCTGGTGTCGAGCCGGGCGCGGGAGATGGCGCTGGAGATGCTCGCGGTGATGCGGCGGATGGACGACATCAAGGGCTCCCTGCGGCGCACACTCCGGGCCGCATCGGAATTGTCGCCTCGTCACTGGAGAAGTTGCCAGGGAACAGGTCCGGGCATGCCGGGTTCCTCGTTTCGTTGTCATGGCATTCGCGCACCCTGACGGGAGCGTCCTGGCGGACAAGCGCCCCCTCAGGGAACGGGGCCCAGGTGCCAGGTGGAGGTGTGGGGTCGTGACCCCACGCTCTGGGGGCTGTTGACGGGTGGAGGGCACTTGCAGCGTCTGCCAGTGGACGGGGGAGGGGTGGTTGTCACGGCGCCGTGGCGGTCCCTTCCCAGGAATCCCCAGAACCGGAGTATCCGTTCCTTGCGTCCGTTGGGGGGAAGGGCGCTGGCCTCCCGCTTGCTGGTGGGAGGCCCGAGGAGGCAGTCATGAGAATGGACAGCGCGGGACAGACCCACATCGGTCGGCGGCCGCACAACGAGGATGCGTTCTGCGTCGCACCGGAGCTGGGGCTGTTCGTCGTGGCGGATGGGCTGGGCGGACAAGAGGGGGGAGAAGTCGCCAGCCGGTGTGTCGTGGACACCTTCGTGGGCTTTGGCCTGCGCCTGGGACAGGACCGGGATTCGACGTGGCCCACGGTGCCGGACCCTCGCCGCAGCCGTGAAGAGAACCTGTTGGCGGCGTGCTCGGCGCTGGCGCAGCGCAACCTCCAGGCGCAGCGCGTGGGCCGGCTGCGGGAGATGGCGTCCACCGTCGTGGCGTTGGCGGTGAGCGAGCACGGCGCGGCGGTGGCGCACGTGGGTGACAGCCGCTTGTACCGGCTGCGTGGCGGAAAGCTGGAGTCGCTCACGCGCGACCACTCGCTCATCGAGGAACTGCGGGACGCGGGCATGGAGCCGCCGGGAGGCTCGGGCAACTTGCGCCACCTCATCACCCGCGCGCTGGGCACTGAGAATGCGGAGCCCACCGTGCAGCGGCTCCAGACGGAGCCGGGTGATGTGTTCCTGCTGTGCTCGGACGGGCTCTATGAGCCGCTGGGCGTGGAGGGCCTGATGAAGCGCCTGACGATGTCCTCCGCGCGCGAGGTCTGTGACGCGCTGGTCGCGGACGCCTACGAGGCGGGCGGCAAGGACAACATCACCGCGGTGGTGCTGCGCGTCGCGGAAGCGTGAGGCGCGTCAGAAGCCCACGCCGAAGGAGAGGCTGGCGGACGGCAGCCACGTGTTCCCGGGCTGGATGAGCTCGGGAGCGTGGGGCATCCACGCCAGGCTGAAGTTGAAGTCGCCCACCAGCTCGAAGCCCGCGGCCAGCGGGCGGAGGAAGCGCAGCCCGAGTCCCGCCTCGGGCCCTGCCGTGGCCACGCGGCGTCGGTCGGTCCCCTTGAACTGGAACCCAGGGTCGTCGCGGCCTACCTGGGCCTCCGCGAAGCCCCCGGCGAGGAAGGGCTGGAAGGTGCCCCAGCGCTCCACGTCGAAGCTGGCCAGCCGCAGCTTGGCGCGGAAGTGTGCCACCTCCGGCTCGGGGTCGCTGTGCAGGAAGCCGCTCCCCGTGCCACAGCTCTCCACGGACAGGAACGCCACGGGGGACAACTCCAGACACAGGTCGGGTCGGCCATTGCCGTTCGCCGTGGAGCCACCCACGCGCAGGTTGCCGAAGTTGCGCGTCGTGCGAGGCGGCTCGGCCTTCGCGCGCGCCTCTCCGGCGGCCTCCTCCGCGCGAAGTCCGCTGGGCGTGAGGGCAAGCAGGGTCAGTGCCGCTGGAATGGAGGTTGAGCGCATGCCACGCACGCAATCGCGCCGCTTCCACACCGGTCAATGCAACGCCAGGGTGAGTGTCCATGGCCCCGCGCGCGTCGACGCCGAGGACGTAGGTGCACGACATCGGTGTAGGTCTCGATTTGTGTCATGCGAGACAGGCTGCCGGGTCATTCCTGCCACCTGTTGTTCCTCGCTCAACAGCTGGGCGCTGTCGCGGTAGGCTGGCCGTCCCCCACTGGGCTCCCCCCGCCCATCCCCTGGCCTTGTAGCGAATGACGCACAGCCTTGCCGCGCGCCTGACCGCAGCGCTCTCCCTTGTCATCCTCTGTCTCTCCACGCTGAGCGTCGCGCTCACGGGCGTGTCGCTTCGGACGTGGTCGCACGAAGCCGTCACGTCCCGTCTGGCGCAAGACGAAGCCGCGTGGAGCCGCGTTCTGTCCCAGGAGGTGCGCTCGCTGACGGCCCTGGCCCGCGTCGCCGCGGCTGGCACGCCCTTGCTAGCCGTGTTGTCGAGCGGCTCCGGGGGCGGGGCGCATCTCGAGCCCTCGCTGCGTGCGCAGCAGTCGCTGCTGGGCGTGGACCTGCTGCTCGCGGTGGACACCGCGGCGGGTGTGCGCGTGGGCACGCCACCCGGTGCACTGTCGGGGATGGAGGCCCTGGTGAAGGAGGGCGGCGCGCGCATCATCCTGGTGGATGAGGTGCCCCATCAGGCTGTGGCGCAGCCCGTGATGACGGCCGAGGGCCGCACCGTGGGGTACGTGGTGCTGGGGCGGGTCCTGGGAGAGGTGGAGCTTCAGGCGCTGCGTGACGAGCGCGGTGTGGAGGGCGTGTTGACCGTGGGCGGGAAGCCGGTGGCGCACGCGCTGAGCGTGGTGCCTGATGATGCCTTGCTCGCGGCACTGGAGGGGAAGGGGCGGCCGGACGAGGTGTCGGTGAATGGCGTGTCGTTGCGGCTGCGCCGGGTGGAGATGGGGCCGGGCGTGGAGCTGCTGCTCACGCGTGACGGTGGGAAGGAAGCGGAGCAGTTCCGTGCGTCGATGCTGCTCGTGGTGCTGCTGGGCCTCATCGTCACGGCGGCGGCGGGCACGGCCATCTTCCTGCTGGTGCGGCGGATGATGGAGCCTCTGCGCGAGCTGACCGTGGCCACCACGCGGATGGTGTCGGAGGGTGATTTCCGAGGGGCGCTGGCGGTGCGCTCGAAGGATGAGATTGGTCAGCTCGCCAGTTCGTTCTCGGAGTTGATGTCGCAGCTGCGCGAGCTGTTGATGGCGCTGCGCCATTCGGCCGAGCAGCTCGAAACGGCGTCCACGCACCTCACCGAGTCCGCGTCCGTCCAGAACGAGGCGGTGTCGCAGCAGGCGGTGGCGCTGCATGAGACGCAGGTTGCGGCGCAGCAGCTCCAGGAAGCCTCGCGCGCGGCGGCGCGGCGCGTGGAGGTCATCCTGCGGGAGGCGGACAAGGCCAGTGGCTTTGGCGAGGCGGGCGAGGCCGCGGTGTCCGGCAGCGTGGGTGGGCTCACGCACATCCGGTCGCATGTGGAGCAGATTGGCCGCACCGTCGCGGAGCTGCACCAGCGCACGCGGCAGGTGGGTGACATCACCCGCACGGTGAAGGACCTGGCGGACCAGTCGAACGTGCTGGCGCTCAATGCTTCCATCGAGGCGGCGCGCAGTGGTGATTCGGGCCGTTCCTTCGCGGTGGTGGCACGGCAGATGCGATCGCTGGCGGACCAGTCCGCGGGGGCGACCACGCGCGTGCAGTCCATCCTGAGCGACATCGGCCGGGCCATCTCGCAGACGGTGAGCACGAGTGAGGGCGGGGCGCGCGAGGTGGAAGGTGGCTTGGAGCAGGTGCGCGCGGCGGGCGAGAGCCTCCGCTCGCTGGCGGGCATCATCCAGAGCAACGGCAAGACGGTGCGCAGCATCGCCGAGGCCGTGAGTCAGCAGGACGCGGGCATCGCGGAGTTGTTCGCCGCGCTCAGCTCGATGGCCGACCTGGCGGACCAGATTGTCGACCGGATGGCCGCGAGCGAGCAGTCCGCCATCCAGCTCTCCGCGGCGTCCGCTGAGCTGAGCGCTATCGTCGGCCGGTACCAGCTCTAGCGCGCTTATCGGCCTGGGGCTCGCGCCTGAGCCGCCGCGCCAGTGGGCTTCGTCTGGCCCGAGCGGGAATTACCGCCGCCCGCGCTCACCCAGCCGCTGGAGGCAGGCTCAGCGGGCGCCGTCATGTCGAAGGCGCGGATGCTCATCCGCTGCGTCCAGTCATTGCTGGCATTCCAGTTCGTCCAGGCCCCCAGCACCACGCGTCCCCGGTGCAGCGCGGGCGGGGTGATGTACGGCGCCTTTCCCAGCAGCGCGCAGGCGGACAACTCGTTCCCGTCCTGGTCCAGCTCCCGCAGGAACGAACCGAGCGCGGCTTCCTCACCGGTACAGGCGTGCTCGCCGCACGTCTCGGCCACTGGCCGGTCCACCAGCAGCAGCGAGCCACGCTGGGTGAGAAGCGGTGACATCGGCCAGGTGCCCACGGCCCGGTGCCAGCGCACCGCGCCGCTCGAGGGATCCAGCCCATAGAGGAACGTGCCCCCCGGATGCGTGGTGGTGGGGCAGCCCTCGGTGGTGCACCGCATGTCGGGCAGGACCAGGAGCCGGTCCGCCTGCATCGCCGTGCGGCCGAAGGTCGAACTGGAGCGGCCCAGCGAGTAATAGAAGGACTCAGCGGAGGCGGTCGCCAGCGTGGCGATTGGCGCTCCCGTGGCCGCATCCACCAGCTCCGCGCGGCCCAGCATCAACGTCCCTCCGTCCACGGCCGTGGGCTCGAGCACGCCCGTGCGCTGCGTCCGCCAGCGGAGCTGCCCATCCGCCGCGTACGAGAAGAGCTCCGTCCGCTGCTCCAGGACATCGGAGGCGCCGCCATAGACGTTGCCCTCCGTATCCACCACCAGCGGCGCATGGACGGGCGGCACGGGCTCCTTCCACGCCACCGCGCCGGTCTCCGCGTGCACCGCGACGAGCAAGTCCTCGGCGCCCGCGTCTCCAAACATGTCGTGTACCAGCGCAATCAGATAGGGCGGGCTGAGCACGAGCGATGCGATGCGAAGCCCATGGTGCGCCTGCGGGTCTTCGTCCTTCACGGCCCCTAGCGACACGCTCCAGCGCTCCTGTCCGGTGGTGCTGTCCCGAGCGGAGAGCAGGGCCAGCCGGCCTGTGACGAAGAGCTGTCCCCCCGCCACCGTGTGAACGCCCCAGGCTCCCGGGGGCGGAAGGTCGCGCCGGTAGCGCTCGGTCCCTTCTGACGTGACGGAGACGAGCTGACACGCCAACTGGCTCGGGTCCTTGTCCACCCAATAGCTGCTCTCGCACTCCGTCCAGTAGGTGTGCCCGTCCCCGTCCATTGCCCCCCGGAAGTCCACTGTGCGGTTCCACGCTGCGTCGTAGCTCCACGCGAGTCGCGCCGTGCCATCCGGTCCGGAGCACGCCGCCGATGTCGCCGGGGGCGGCACCTGCGGCTCCGGTGTGGGCTCCTGCGGAGCGGGCGTCTCAGCTCCAGGGGTGGGCGTTTGCGTTACATCCGCGGGTGTCTCGACGGGGGGCGCCGCTCCGTTCTCCACGGACGACGAACAGCCCACCCACAGACACGCGCCCAGCACCATGCTTCGCAGTCCACTCACGCCCACCTCCCGATTGCTGACCACCGCGCGGCTCGTCACCGGGGTGGTCGCGCACAGTGGGGATGGGATTCCCGCTGCGCAACGCACCCGGCCACGGGTGGCGGCCGGGCAGGCAGTCAGGCGGAATGGGAGTGAAGTCTCAGCCCAGCTCGCCACCGTCGATGGCGTACGCCGAGCCGGTGATGCCGCCCGCCGCGTCCGACGCGAGGAACAGGCACAGCGCGGCGACTTCCTCCGGCGTGATGATGCGGCCCATGGCGTTCATGGACGCGAGGGCCTCGCGCGCCTGCTCCTCGCTGCGGCCCGTGGAGGCGCTGATGGCCGAGGTCGCACCGGCGAACATGTCCGTCTCCACCCAGCCCGGATTCACGATGTTCACCGTGACTTGCTTCTTCGCGTACTCCACCGCGAGCGCGCGCGTCAGGCCCAGCAGCGCATGCTTCGACGCGCAATACGCGGACGTGTACTTCACGCCCCGCACCGCGGCCATGGAGCCGATGTTGATGACGCGTCCGCCGCCCGCCTGGGCCATGGCCGGCATCAGCTCGCGGCAGAGGAGGAAAGGCGCCGTCACGTTGACGGCCATGACGCGGGCCAGGTCTTCGGTGCGCGTCTTCGCCAGGGGCGCGGAGACGGTGATGCCCGCGTTGTTCACGAGTACGCGCGGAGGACCCTCGGCGAGGATTCGCTGGCTCGCGGCAATCAGCGCCGCTTCGTCGGCCACGTCCACCGCGAGCGGCCGGATGCGCTCGCCGCCTTCCTGCCGGAGCGACTCCAGCGCTTCCGTCGAACGCGCCAGGGCCCACACGTCATGGCCCGCCTTCGCGAAACCCAGCGCCACCGCGCGGCCAATGCCTCGGCTCGCGCCCGTTACCACCACCGTCTTGGAGGTCGTCGTCATGAGACCAGCCTAGCGCCGGGCCCTCATGCTGGCAGCAGGACGTGCCGAGGCCGCGTGGCGCTGCCGTCACGGGCGGCATCGCCACCCTCCCCACATCCACGAGGGACGGGGAGGGTGGGAAGACGCCGGTGTCCGACTCAGCCGTTCTGGGCTTCTTCGCTGCTGGCCTTCGGCTCGGTCGGGGCCGCCTCGCCCTCGGACGCAGTCTCAGCCGAAGCCTCGGACGCAGTCTCCGCCGAAGCCTCGGACCCGCCTTCGGGCTCGTCGGGCAGCTCGGGCGCGGTGCCCGCGGCCTCGGCGGCCTGCTGGGCCTTGAGCTCCTCGTCGTTCATGAAGCCGACGGGGTTCTCCTTGCGGTTGAGGAAGCGCACCGACTTCTTCGACAGCGCGAACATCTGCTCCGCCGCCGACGAAGGCACCAGCGAGTGCTCGATCTGTGCGGGCTCGGGGCGCTCCACCACGCCCAGCTCGCCCTCCTCGAGCTGCTTCGCCTGCGCCGGGCTCAGCTCCAGCCGGCGCAGCTTGCCCTTGCGGGTCATGAAGTAGAACGCCGTCTCCCCCGCCTCGACGGGGACCTGGGAGCCCAGCACCAGCTCGCGCAGGGCGCGGTCCAGCTCCACCTGCCGCTTGGACTCGGCGCGCTGGTAGGCCTTGGAGCCCGGCATGGGGGGCAGCTTGGGGATGGCCCGCTCCGCCGCCGCCGCGGCCGGCCGCCCGTGCTGGGGACCTCCGCCGTGCCGGGGGGCACCTCCGAAGCCGCCGCCAGGACGTCCGCCGCCCTCACGACGGCCGGCGTCACGGCCGCCACTCGGACGGCCTCCACCCTCGCCTCGGGGCGGGCCGCCTGGTGTCCGGTTGTCATCACGGCGGGGGGGAGGACGGTTGCCGCTTGAACGGCCGCCCTCCTGGAGTCCGGGCCGCCGGGCTTCCGCCTGGCTGGGCTTCGTCTCCACCTTCTTGGCCTGGTCCTCGGTGACGAGGCCCGCCTTCAATAGCTTGTCGCGCAGGTTCTGCATGAGTTGGGCGTTCTATCCCTTGCACGGCCGCACGCAAGCCACTGCTTGCTGCTCGTGTATGCCCCACGTAACTTGCCGGCCTTGTCGTACCCTCCCGGAGGAGTCGTGAGCCGTCTGAAGAAGTCCGCCTTCACCCTTGCCGTGGCGCTGGCCGCCGTCGGCTGCTCGGACCCGGTCGACAAGGCGGCCAAGGCACGCATCTTCTCGCCGGAAGACCCGCCCAAGGTGGTTGCGTCCGCGAAGGAAAAGCTGCCCCCCGAGGACGTCGCGGACAACCCCCAGGTGGCGCGCCGCATCCTGGGCATGGACGCCGCCGAGGTGACCGAGCGTCTGGGCCCCCACCGCTACCAGGCGACGCTGGGGTACGAGTGGACCTCCGAGGCCTCCATCCCCGTGAAGCTCACCGAGACGCGCACCTTCCGCGCCGGCCCCGGCGGGGTCAGCGGGGATTTCCACGGCGTGCTGGAGAACTCCCGGGACCAGGGCCTGGAGGTGATGCGGGTGGGTGGGCAGGTGTTCGCCCGCAACCGGTATGGCCCCTTCCGCCAGCGCCTGCGCGACCGAGGCATGGCCGAGCGCACCCGCGCGGAGCTGACCGGCGCCATCCGCGACTTCGACAGCCTCTTCCAGGGGCGCATCAAGCTGACGCCCGAGGGCACCGTCACCCATGAGGGCCGCACGGCCTGGCGTTACGTGGTGACGCTGGCCCCCGCCGCCCAGGCGGACGCGTCCCGGCCCCTGCCGCCCACGCCCCAGGCCAAGAAGGGGGGAGTGGACGAGACGACGGTCCGCCGGGCCAACTTCTTCGCCCACCGCCTGCCGCGCTCGCTGGACGGCGAGGTGCTGGTGGATTCCGCCACCTCCGTGGTCCTCAAGGCCCGGCTGGACGGGCGCATGGGCGTGCCCGGGGACAAGACGCCCGAGGCGGCCGAGCTGCGCCTGACGCTGGAGGCCGCCCTCTCCGAGGTAGGCAAGGACCCACGGCTCCAGCCGCCCGAGGATTTCCTCCCGGACGCGGACAAGCCCCAGGGCATCGCCGATGCGCTCGACACCTTCGGTATCCAGCGCAAGAAGCCCTCGGACTCGGATTCGGCCAGCCCGGAGTCTGCCCCGGAGCCCGAGGACGAAGAGGGCACCTGACGGGGTTCCGGCGCTCTTTCCGGGCGCCGTTGCCTGGTGAACGGCTGGCCGGGACTCCGGGGTATCCCGGACGGGGGTGGAGGGGGCTGCGCTACATCTCGGCAGCGAGATGTTGGAAGAAAATTTGCGCTGACTCTTGCGTCCTCTAGAATCCTCGACGGTTGCGGCCCGGACGCGTCCGACATGCTCGGATGTTCAGTGGGGCTTCACAGCAAGGGAGCGGCGATGGAGCGCAAGGTCGGAAGTAGCACGGTGACGGCCAAGGAGGTCAAAGCGGCGCTGGAGAAGGCGCGTACGCTGTCGGCCGAAGAAGAGAAGGTACTGCGCATGCGCCACGGTGCTGGCGCTTCCAGCACCCGTGCACCGCTGCCCCGTGCCGCCGGTGACAACCAGGAGCTGGGCGACGAGCTGCTCCTCATCGAGATGCAGCTGATGAAGGCGATGCGCGCTCGCGCGGGTGGCAAGCCCGCGGCCACCGCCAGCAGCAAGCCCGTCGCCGCCACGCGCGCGCGGGATGCCGCCGCCAATCCCACCAAGGACAAGATTGTCCGGGCGCTCCGCAAGAAGAAGTAGTCGTCTTGCGGGTGTCCCCTACCGGTTGAGGATGGCCACGAGGCGCTCCCCGGCCTCGGGCAACGCCAACGGCGTGCCTGACGTCTCCGTGGCCAATCCTTCCGCATCGTCAGTGCCCCCACGCGCGTACAGCCCCTTCAACCAGGCGGCGGCCGCGGGGTTCCTCCAATAGTCCTCGTTGAACTGCTCCGTGATGCGCGCGGTGAGCTGGGTCTCCAGGGCCCAGGACCGCAGGTAGTGCGCCACGTACAGTTGCGGGTCCACGTCGTGGAGGAAGAAACCAGGGTGTGGCTCGACGAAGAGCGCATGGCGCTGCCCGTCGGCGTATTCGTCCGCGCGTTCCGTGGAGGCGCCCCGCTGCGTGAGGGACAGCTCGTAGGTCAGCTTGGCCGCGTGACGCCGCAGCAGCGCAAGGGCCTGGAAGGCGGCCAGTCGCACCGTGTCCCGCGCGGCCACGGTGGGCAGTCCCAGGTAGCGCTTGAGCCACTCGGGGGACAGGAGCAGCCGTTCGAAGACGGCGGCGTGGGCCTCCGTCACGGACGCGTCGCCCAGCCGGCGCAGCTCCATGGGCAGCGTGTCGGAGACGTGGGCGCGGTGCTGCGCGTGGCCCATCTCATGTAGCAGGCTGGCCAGCCCGTCGATGCCGCCTCGCGGCTGGAGCACCAGGCGGATGTCGTCTGGCACGCGCACCACGGCGACGAAGGGGCGCGGTGACTTGCCAGGCCGGGCCTCGTCGTCGATGCGGATGCGGCCTCCGGCGTTGGGCGTCAGGCCCCACTCGCCCAGCCAGCGCACCACGGCGG from Myxococcus xanthus includes:
- a CDS encoding SDR family NAD(P)-dependent oxidoreductase; translated protein: MTTTSKTVVVTGASRGIGRAVALGFAKAGHDVWALARSTEALESLRQEGGERIRPLAVDVADEAALIAASQRILAEGPPRVLVNNAGITVSAPLAKTRTEDLARVMAVNVTAPFLLCRELMPAMAQAGGGRVINIGSMAAVRGVKYTSAYCASKHALLGLTRALAVEYAKKQVTVNIVNPGWVETDMFAGATSAISASTGRSEEQAREALASMNAMGRIITPEEVAALCLFLASDAAGGITGSAYAIDGGELG
- a CDS encoding outer membrane protein assembly factor BamB family protein, whose translation is MSGLRSMVLGACLWVGCSSSVENGAAPPVETPADVTQTPTPGAETPAPQEPTPEPQVPPPATSAACSGPDGTARLAWSYDAAWNRTVDFRGAMDGDGHTYWTECESSYWVDKDPSQLACQLVSVTSEGTERYRRDLPPPGAWGVHTVAGGQLFVTGRLALLSARDSTTGQERWSVSLGAVKDEDPQAHHGLRIASLVLSPPYLIALVHDMFGDAGAEDLLVAVHAETGAVAWKEPVPPVHAPLVVDTEGNVYGGASDVLEQRTELFSYAADGQLRWRTQRTGVLEPTAVDGGTLMLGRAELVDAATGAPIATLATASAESFYYSLGRSSSTFGRTAMQADRLLVLPDMRCTTEGCPTTTHPGGTFLYGLDPSSGAVRWHRAVGTWPMSPLLTQRGSLLLVDRPVAETCGEHACTGEEAALGSFLRELDQDGNELSACALLGKAPYITPPALHRGRVVLGAWTNWNASNDWTQRMSIRAFDMTAPAEPASSGWVSAGGGNSRSGQTKPTGAAAQARAPGR
- a CDS encoding PP2C family protein-serine/threonine phosphatase, with the translated sequence MRMDSAGQTHIGRRPHNEDAFCVAPELGLFVVADGLGGQEGGEVASRCVVDTFVGFGLRLGQDRDSTWPTVPDPRRSREENLLAACSALAQRNLQAQRVGRLREMASTVVALAVSEHGAAVAHVGDSRLYRLRGGKLESLTRDHSLIEELRDAGMEPPGGSGNLRHLITRALGTENAEPTVQRLQTEPGDVFLLCSDGLYEPLGVEGLMKRLTMSSAREVCDALVADAYEAGGKDNITAVVLRVAEA
- a CDS encoding DUF2058 family protein; translation: MQNLRDKLLKAGLVTEDQAKKVETKPSQAEARRPGLQEGGRSSGNRPPPRRDDNRTPGGPPRGEGGGRPSGGRDAGRREGGGRPGGGFGGAPRHGGGPQHGRPAAAAAERAIPKLPPMPGSKAYQRAESKRQVELDRALRELVLGSQVPVEAGETAFYFMTRKGKLRRLELSPAQAKQLEEGELGVVERPEPAQIEHSLVPSSAAEQMFALSKKSVRFLNRKENPVGFMNDEELKAQQAAEAAGTAPELPDEPEGGSEASAETASEASAETASEGEAAPTEPKASSEEAQNG
- a CDS encoding choice-of-anchor X domain-containing protein codes for the protein MTPTGTVSAPASRMRRALWAIPLIPLVLGGVGWWWMEAGAGPESSGEDGAWEASSPSGMPNPAPRKSGGGMGRPTGSVPGVAVQDPARSPEEAERDARRQLWEQRLARAKQMLESYMKATRYPPESRPASEHPDQMEMAEPERTRPLNKDGSDIQLRLKQDRVFVVGDEVVHFFVGCEDARRMPRPCQVVSASAHEAEHMPGAGGMPAVPLHFSDDGAAGDALSGDGTFTGRFQPSKQGFPIYSGTLRVDVQVRSGGEEGTAFFDIMYTPSPPALFTGRVREVLEQGSLQLYLGIQVQKAGRYVVAGRVDDESGMPFAHVSFNEELKRGEQEVKLTIAGNLVLDEVPTFPLKLRDVEGFLLKERGDPDRELMTSLRGYVHTTSDYPPTSFSAAEWQSPERRRYLDELNREVIEAQTYLDGIDQEEAPPRP
- a CDS encoding methyl-accepting chemotaxis protein translates to MTHSLAARLTAALSLVILCLSTLSVALTGVSLRTWSHEAVTSRLAQDEAAWSRVLSQEVRSLTALARVAAAGTPLLAVLSSGSGGGAHLEPSLRAQQSLLGVDLLLAVDTAAGVRVGTPPGALSGMEALVKEGGARIILVDEVPHQAVAQPVMTAEGRTVGYVVLGRVLGEVELQALRDERGVEGVLTVGGKPVAHALSVVPDDALLAALEGKGRPDEVSVNGVSLRLRRVEMGPGVELLLTRDGGKEAEQFRASMLLVVLLGLIVTAAAGTAIFLLVRRMMEPLRELTVATTRMVSEGDFRGALAVRSKDEIGQLASSFSELMSQLRELLMALRHSAEQLETASTHLTESASVQNEAVSQQAVALHETQVAAQQLQEASRAAARRVEVILREADKASGFGEAGEAAVSGSVGGLTHIRSHVEQIGRTVAELHQRTRQVGDITRTVKDLADQSNVLALNASIEAARSGDSGRSFAVVARQMRSLADQSAGATTRVQSILSDIGRAISQTVSTSEGGAREVEGGLEQVRAAGESLRSLAGIIQSNGKTVRSIAEAVSQQDAGIAELFAALSSMADLADQIVDRMAASEQSAIQLSAASAELSAIVGRYQL